One window of Mauremys mutica isolate MM-2020 ecotype Southern chromosome 6, ASM2049712v1, whole genome shotgun sequence genomic DNA carries:
- the LOC123372833 gene encoding sialic acid-binding Ig-like lectin 15, with protein sequence MDPRCLCLWGLLTGLALRGGWAQLGWDMYVPPRITGLRGDSIVLPCNFTHPITNYMGDIQVIWKPDIFQCLVTNRSTEPSSFNNCTTGQEPSGRYSLAGDPQRHNLSLHIAGLRFEDSREYMCRVVLRENPSWAYENKMGITLTVEARPSILNLTLLPGPLPVRVACTAEGNPGPNITWLGPAGSEVEQSQNPAGPQNQTTQVLSVSRIGTYTCRAENVHGRAEHSVLVGPTGPPLLLILLLPAALLLLAGLLLLVLCCRWKGRGEVHLGQPPQRAQARAGCVWSGCSEGLSSAPPPEPPAKQATLQ encoded by the exons ATGGACCCCCGCTGCCTCTGCCTCTGGGGTCTGCTCACAG GGCTTGCGCTGCGGGGCGGCtgggcacagctgggctgggacATGTATGTCCCCCCACGGATAACGGGGCTGAGAGGAGATTCCATTGTGCTGCCCTGCAACTTCACACACCCGATCACCAACTACATGGGTGACATCCAGGTGATCTGGAAGCCCGATATTTTCCAATGCCTGGTGACCAACCGCAGCACCGAGCCCAGCAGTTTCAACAACTGCACGACAGGGCAGGAGCCGAGTGGGCGCTACAGCCTGGCCGGGGACCCCCAGCGGCACAACCTCTCCCTGCACATCGCAGGGCTGCGCTTCGAGGACAGCAGAGAGTACATGTGCCGCGTGGTGCTCCGAGAAAATCCGAGTTGGGCCTACGAGAACAAGATGGGGATAACGCTCACCGTGGAAG cacgACCCAGCATCCTCAACCTCACGCTGCTCCCCGGCCCCCTCCCTGTGCGGGTGGCCTGCACAGCcgaggggaaccccgggcccaacatcacatggctggggccggcggggagCGAGGTGGAGCAGTCGCAGAACCCCGCTGGGCCCCAGAACCAGACGACACAGGTGCTGTCAGTGAGCCGGATCGGGACCTACACCTGCCGGGCAGAGAACGTGCACGGCCGGGCTGAGCACTCGGTGCTCGTGGGGCCCACGGGGCCGCCCCTACTGCTCATCCTCCtcctgccagcagccctgctcctgctcgcCGGCCTCCTGCTGCTTGTCCTCTGCTGCCGATGGAAAGGTAGGGGAGAGGTGCACCTGGGGCAGCCTCCGCAGCGGGcccaggccagggcaggctgcgtCTGGAGTGGCTGCAGCGAGGGCCTCAGCTCAGcgccacccccagagcccccagcaaaGCAGGCCACGCTGCAGTGA
- the FAM221B gene encoding protein FAM221B, with the protein MEGEEPSMEGMGGPSPPPAEEPSGPSPPPAEEPSGPSPPPGQEPSGPSPPPGQEPSGSSPAPAEEPSGSSPRPAEEPSGSSPPPGQEPSGPSPAPAKEPSGPSPPPGQEPSGPSPAPAEEPSGPSPPPGQEPSGPSPPPGQEPSGPSPAPAEEPSGPSPQPGQEPSGPSPPPGQEPSGPSPPPGQESLGPPCSLAEAPAGAGVGADEQEDKEEVEVTDSHTQTKHKPQGGAKKKAAKKAAVGYSVRPVVPARRAELVAVAKAMHREQFSREVQELFHLEREAALKAMQTGLYIGWRCPEYLWDCFRVGDLSKCFCGHLLREHQVYVETCARVPCTVPSCKCQSFIFIPSRPEDVGEFWLRKRVGFDPSAWRATCRCKHSHEQHAPGASRACRATGCWCVSFESNFLCAACDRRWEEHETFFETAETRRKGGRPYGLRRPAKQSGKKA; encoded by the exons ATGGAGGGCGAGGAGCCCAGCATGGAGGGCATGGGGGGCCCGTCCCCTCCTCCGGCCGAGGAGCCCTCGGGCCCGTCCCCTCCTCCGGCCGAGGAGCCCTCGGGCCCGTCCCCCCCGCCAGGCCAGGAGCCCTCGGGCCCGTCCCCCCCGCCAGGCCAGGAGCCCTCGGGCTCGTCCCCCGCTCCGGCCGAGGAGCCCTCGGGCTCATCCCCCCGTCCGGCCGAGGAGCCCTCGGGCTCGTCCCCCCCACCAGGCCAGGAGCCCTCGGGTCCGTCCCCCGCTCCGGCCAAGGAGCCCTCGGGCCCGTCCCCCCCGCCAGGCCAGGAGCCCTCGGGTCCGTCCCCCGCTCCGGCCGAGGAGCCCTCGGGCCCGTCCCCCCCGCCAGGCCAGGAGCCCTCGGGCCCGTCCCCCCCACCAGGCCAGGAGCCCTCGGGTCCGTCCCCCGCTCCGGCCGAGGAGCCCTCGGGCCcgtccccccagccaggccaggagcCCTCGGGTCCGTCCCCCCCACCAGGCCAGGAGCCCTCGGGCCCGTCCCCCCCGCCAGGCCAGGAGTCCTTGGGCCCACCCTGCTCGCTGGCCGAGGcgccggctggggctggggtgggggccgaCGAGCAGGAGGACAAGGAGGAGGTGGAAGTTACCGACAGCCACACCCAGACGAAGCACAAGCCCCAGGGGGGCGCTAAGAAGAAAGCAGCCAAGAAAGCGGCTGTGG GCTACTCGGTGCGGCCCGTCGTCCCGGCCAGGAGGGCCGAGCTGGTGGCCGTGGCCAAGGCCATGCACCGGGAGCAGTTCAGCCGGGAGGTGCAGGAGCTGTTCCACCTGGAGAGGGAGGCGGCCCTCAAGGCCATGCagacag GTCTCTACATCGGCTGGCGCTGCCCTGAGTACCTGTGGGACTGCTTCCGCGTGGGTGACCTCTCCAAGTGCTTCTGCGGGCACCTCCTGCGGGAGCACCAGGTCTACGTCG AGACATGTGCGCGGGTGCCCTGCACCGTGCCCAGCTGCAAGTGCCAGAGCTTCATCTTCATCCCCTCCCGGCCCGAGGACGTGGGCGAGTTCTGGCTGAGGAAGAGAGTTGGCTTCGACCCCTCCGCCTGGCGGGCCACGTGCCGCTGCAAACACAGCCACGAGCAGCATGCGCCCGGCGCCAGCCGCGCCTGTCGGGCCACAG GCTGTTGGTGCGTCAGCTTCGAGTCCAACTTCCTGTGTGCGGCCTGCGACCGGCGCTGGGAGGAGCACGAGACCTTCTTCGAGACGGCCGAGACGCGGCGAAAGGGAGGCCGGCCCTATG GACTGCGGCGCCCGGCCAAGCAGAGCGGCAAGAAGGCgtga